The DNA segment AAAGCTGCTGCGCAGTATGCATGGGCAGCGCAGGCCGGCAGCCCCGGGGAAGTCCCGCCCACGGGCCGCTGCCCCTGGCGGGGAAGTACACCATGCAATTGCAGTGCCAGGCCACCGCGTGGTGGCGGCCTGTGCCGGGTCCTCAGTGCTGCTGCACCGCCTCCCCGGTCATGACGGCCTCGTCCAGCTTGGCCTGCCAGTACGCCAGGCGCGCATTGTGGCGGGCCATGATGGCGGCGTCGATCTCTTCCTTGTGGATGTCGGAGAAGTCTTCCAGCTCCGACACCAGGGCGGCCATGCGCTGCTCCAGCCGCTCCACCTCGTCGGCCAGCAGCTCGGCCTCGGTCTTTTCGGTGCGAAAAGGGTTGGACAGTGCACTCAGGAAACTGTTGCCCTTGTTCTGCTCGATGGCCGTGACCGCCTTCTTGGCCTGTTCATACAGGTTCTGCATGGTCTGGAACTCGGTCATGCGCTCGTTGAAGCGCTCGCTAAGCACCTGCTTGAGGCGGGACTCCGCCTGCAGGTAGTCTTCATGGCGCAGCCGCACCTCCATGCTGCGGGCCTTGTGTTCGGCCCGGGTCAGCGGCCCTTCGATGCGAAACAGGCCGGCAAACACCAGCAGCGCTGCCATGCCATACCACAGCAGCCAGTCCACCGGCACCTGGAAACCGCCCCACACCAGCAGCGCCGTGCCCGCCAGTGCCAAGGTGTAGATGACCTGGCTTTCATAGCGGACCGCGCGCGGCAGCGGAATCGGCGCGAGCTTGACCACCGCATGCATGCGCAGCGGGGTGTTGGCTTCAGGCAGCTTGAGCTTGGCCACTCTCTCCTTCGCTTCCTCCACATCGAATGTGGGCATGGGGGACGTTGCAGCCTCCACAGCAGGAGCGGCGGACCAGAACTTCAGGGCGTTCTTGGCTCGTCGGAAAAAGGAGGGCAGCTTCATGGGGCAGCAGACACGCGCAGACAGGTGATCACACCCAAGTCTACCAAGTGCGGGCGGCCGGCGGTTCGCGTATATCCCCTGCCGCCGCATCCAAAACGGCATAAGGATTGCTTGCATTGCTCCCAAGTTTGAAGCCGCAGCTATCTGTACGCCTGGATGCCGCACATACGTTCTGACATATGCAAGCGCCCTGGCACTGGCGTACCCTGCTTCTCTATGCGGCCTATGCCCACGAGGACCACCAGAAAATGACCACCCGCACCATCCAATTCCTGCGCAGGGGCCAGCCGGTCACCTTGCACGACGTCCCGCCCGACCGCACGCTGCTGGAAGTGCTGCGCGAAGACCTGCACTGCACCGGCACCAAGGAAGGTTGTGGCGAAGGCGACTGCGGTGCCTGCACCGTGGTGCTGGGCGAGCGCATGCAGCAGGCCGGAAAAGACCCGGTGCTGCAGCTGCGCGCCATCAACAGCTGCATCCGCCTGGCGCATTCGGTAGACGGCTTGGCCCTGTGGACGGTGGAAGACCTGGCCCGCGACCCGTTGATCGCCCATGCCGCCGGCCACCCGCTGCACCCGGCGCAAGAGGCCATGGTGCAGTGCCACGGCTCGCAATGCGGCTTTTGCACCCCCGGCTTCGTGATGAGCCTGTTTGGCCTGTACGAGAACCACACGCTGCAAGGCGCCCCGGTGGACCGCACCCAGGCGCAGGAGGCGCTGTCCGGCAATCTGTGCCGCTGCACCGGCTACCGCCCCATCCTGGATGCCGCCCAGCAGATGGGGGATCTGCCCCCGGCGCCGCTGAACCAGTCCGCGGTGCTGCAAAAGCTGGAACAGCTGCAGCGCGAGCGAAAGTCCGTGGACAGTGAGTCCGCCTACCAATCCCCGACCGATCTGCAGGAACTGCTGCGGCTGCGCGCAGACCAGCCGCACGCCCAGGTGGTGGCAGGCTGTACCGACGTGGGCCTGTGGGTGACCAAGCAGCACAAGCGCTTCCCCGCTGTGCTGGACCTGACCCGGGTCACCGCCCTGCGCCAGATCACACGGCAGGACGGCCAGTTGCAGATAGGCGCCGCCGCCACGCTGACCGAGGCCTTTGCCGCCCTGGAGCAGCACTACCCCGAGTTGCACCGCTTTGCGGCCCGCTTTGCCGGCCTGCCGGTGCGCAACAGCGGCACGCTGGGCGGCAATGTGGCCAATGGCTCGCCCATCGGCGACTCCATGCCGCTGCTGATCGCGCTGAACGCCCAGATCGTGCTGGCCAGCGTGCGGGGCGAGCGCCGTCTGCCGCTGGAAAACCTGTACACCGGCTACCGCCAGAACGTGATGGCAGTGGACGAGCTGCTGGTGCGCATTGACGTGCCCCTGCACGCCACCCAGGCCACGGCACAGGCAGGGGACCTGCACCTGCTGCGCGCCTACAAGGTCAGCAAACGCCAGGACGATGACATTTCCGCGGTCTGCCTGGTGCTGCGCGTGGCCGTACAAGGCGGCATCGTCACCGAAGCCACGATCGGCGCCGGCGGGGTGGCCGCCACCCCGGTGCGCGCCACCCAGGCCGAAGCCGCATTGCGCGGCCAGCCCTGGAATGCTGCCACGGCGCAGGCTGCAGCCGTTGCGCTGCAGGCCCAGTTCAGCCCGATTTCCGACATGCGCGCCAGCGGCGCCTACCGCAGCCAGCTGCTGGCCAGCCTGGTGACGCGCTTCTGGAACGAAAGCCAAGGCCACCGCGCCACCACCCTGGAACAGATTGCCGTGGAGGTTCTGCCATGAACGCCCCCCATGAAGCCGCACTGACGGCTGCCACCGCCCAGGCCGTGGGCCAGTCCGCCTTCCACGAAAGTGCCGTCGCCCAGCTCAAGGGCGAAGCCCAGTATGTGGACGATGTGCCCGAAGTGCGCGGTACGCTCTACGCCGCCCCCATCCTCAGCCAGGTCGCCCACGGCCAGCTGCACGGGGTGGATGCCAGCGCCGCCCTGGCCCTGCCCGGGGTGCGCGGCGTGGTGCTGGCCGCCGACATTCCCGGCGACCCCATCCTGGCAGCCTTTGGGCACGACGAGCCCATCTTTGCCCAGGACACGGTGCAGCACATCGGCCAGGTGATCGGCCTGGTCGTGGCCGACAGCGTGATGGCCGCCCGCCGCGCCGCGCGCAAGGTGCAGTGCGACATCACGCCCCTGCCCGCCCTGCTGAATGTGCACGACGCCCACCGGGTCCAAAGCTATGTGCTGCCGCCCGTGCATGTGAAGCGCGGCGATGCGGCGGCCGGTCTGGCCCGTGCCGGCCACCGGCTGCAAGGTACGCTGGAAGTGGGGGGACAGGAACATTTCTACCTGGAAGGCCAGATTGCCTACGCCCTGCCGATGGAGCAGGACCAGTGGTGGATCTACTCCAGCACCCAACACCCGGGCGAGGTGCAGCACTGGGTGGCCCATGCCCTGGACATCGGCAACCACGCCGTCACCGTGCAGTGCCGGCGCATGGGCGGCGGCTTTGGCGGCAAGGAAACCCAGTCCGGCCACCTGGCCGTGTGGGCCACGCTGGCGGCACGCAAGTTCAACGCCCCGGTCAAGCTGCGGCTGGACCGGGACGACGACTTCATGGTGACCGGCAAGCGCCACCCGTTTGCCTACCACTGGGATGTGGGCTTTGACGACACCGGCCGCATCACCGGCCTGCAACTGGAGATGCTGGCAAACTGCGGCTTTTCCGCCGATCTGTCCGGCCCCGTGGCCGACCGCGCCATCTTCCACGCGGACAACGCCTATTTCCTGTCGGACGTGTCCATCAGCTCCTACCGCTGCAAGCTCCATACGCAAAGCCATACGGCATTTCGCGGGTTTGGCGGACCGCAGGGGGTGATCGTCATCGAAACCATCCTCGGCGACATTGCCCGCACCCTGGGCCTGGACGCCCTGGCCGTGCGCCGCCGCAATTACTACGAAGCCGACCCCGCTGCCGGCCGCGATGTGACGCACTACCAGATGCGCGTGGAGGACAACATCCTGCTGCCCATCACGCAGAAGCTGGAACAGTCTGCGAACTACCCGCAGAGGCTAAAGGCGATTGCGGACTGGAATGCCCGCAATGACGTGATCCAGCGCGGCATTGCCATCACCCCGGTCAAGTTCGGCATCAGCTTCACCGCCACGCTGTTCAACCAGGCCGGCGCCCTGGTCCATGTCTACACCGACGGCACGGTGCAGGTGAACCATGGTGGCACCGAAATGGGACAGGGCCTGCACACCAAGGTCGCCCAGATCGTGGCCGACGAGCTGGGGGTGCCGCTGGCCCAGGTCAAGGTGACGGCCAGCGACACCAGCAAGGTGCCCAATGCCAGCGCCACCGCCGCCAGCAGCGGCACCGACCTGAACGGCCGCGCCGCCCAGTACGCCGCACGCAGCGTGCGCGACAACCTGGCCGCCTTTGTGGCCGGGCTGGACCACTGCGGCGCCGGTGCCGTCGGCTTTGTCGGCGGTGTGGTCCGCACGCCCAAGGGCGAGCGCGCCTTCACCGACGTGGTGCAGGCCGCCTATGCCAACCGCATCCAGCTGTGGAGCGATGGCTTCTACCGCACACCCAAGATCCACTACGACAAGACCACGCTGACCGGTCGGCCCTTCTACTACTTTGCCTACGGTGCGGCCTGCACCGAAGTGGCCATCGACACGCTGACCGGCGAATCCAGGGTGCTGGCCATCGATGTGCTGTACGACGCCGGCCGCAGCATCAACCCGGCCATCGACATCGGACAGGTGGAAGGCGGCTTCATCCAGGGCATGGGCTGGCTGACCACCGAGCAGCTGGTGTGGAACGACAAGGGCCTGCTGACCACCCATGCGCCCAGCACCTACAAGATTCCGGCCACCGGCGATGTGCCGGCCCACTTCAAGGTGGAACTATTCGAGGAGCCCAACCACGAGGACAACGTGGGCGGCAGCAAGGCCGTGGGCGAGCCGCCCTTCATGCTGGCCATCAGCGTGTACGAGGCGTTGCGCCACGCCATCGGCAGCCACCATGCCAAGCAGGGCCATGCCCATGCGCCGGTGCAGCTGGAAGCCCCGGCCACGGCAGAGCATGTGCTGAACGCCCTGCAGGCACTCCCCAGCTGATCACCGCCCGATCACTCCATGTGCGCTGCTGGCGCGCACGGGCCGGTGGTCCAGCGCTGGGCTGCGGCGCCCTCACTGCCGGAGGACATCCGGCAGGCGGGCCTGCACTGCCCGCCCCTGGCCGCTGCGCTTGGCCTCACGGCAGGCGGCTTCCGCAGTGCGCAGCAGCTGGTCGGCATCCAGATCGGCGGCATCGGTCCACAGCCAGCCCACGCTCAGCCCCAGCACAAAACGCTGGCCGGCATAGTGGGGGGCCCATTCCTGCACGGCCGCACACAGGCGCCAGGCCAGGGTCTGCACGGCCGCTTCGGTGTCGGCAGCGTGCAGCCACAGCACAAAGGCATCCGCCCCCACCCGCGCCGCCAGGCCGTGGGCGCCCTGCTCGCGCTGCAGCAGCCACGCCACCTGGCGCAGCACCTCATCGCCTGCCGCCCGCCCGGCCGTGGCATTGAGGGCCGTGAAATAGTCCACATCCAGCCACAGCAGCCCCTGGCCCTGCGGCTCGGTGGGCGGCGCCGCACACCAGGACTGCAGCTGCATCTGCAGCGTGTACTGGTTGGGCAGGCCGGTGCCCGCGTCGTGCGCATCCTGCCAGCGTGCCAGCCGGCGCTGCTGGCGTAGCACTTCGGCATCGTCCAGCAGCCACAGATTGCCCAGGGCGGGCAGCTGCATGGCCTGGCCTTGCACCTGCAGCCAGCGCGTGAGGCCGGGCTGGAGCTTCCACGGCACCTCCCCCCGCACATGGCCGAAGCTGGCCAGGCTGCCGGTCGCCCGCGCAATCCACTGCCGCAGCCCCGACTGGTTGTGCAGCAGCTGGTGCAGGTGCACGCCTTGCAGCGATTTGGCGTCGCGCCCCAGCAGCGCCGCCGCACGGCGCGAGACATAGAGCAGCACTTCGCCCTGCTCCCACACCGCGCCGCCGGGCATGGCTTCCAGCAACTGGACCACGGCAGCCTCCAGGCTGCCGGCCTGCTGCTGGCTGCGGTGCAGCTCCTGCTCCAGTGCCTGCCAGTGTTCCCGCAGGTGCGAGGCCTCATCCAGCACCAGCGGTGACAGCCCTTCCGGTACAGCAAGGGGCGGCACCGGTACCACGCTGTCCGGCATGCGCCCGCCGGGCTGGACCGGTGCGGCCAGGGGGCGCAGGGCCTGTGCCTCGGCCCGCCGGCGCGTGCCCTGGCGCAGCAGCCCCACCAGCGGGCGGCTGAGCCACCACAGTGCACCCAGCAAGGCCAGCGCCACGGCCACGGCCGTGGCCACCAGCGCCAGCCACTGCCACGGCGTGAGCCGCTGCAGGCCCAGTAGGCGCGTGGACAGGTCGCGCACCGCCACCACCTGCCAGCGCGGCAGCGGCAGGCCTACCCGCGTGACCATCAGGTGGCCCCACTGCTGGCTGTCGGCATTGGCGGTGCTGCTGGAGGACAAGGCCGCCCATTGTGCGTCGCTCACCCCCAGCGCCGTCTGCACACGCTCGGCGGCCGGCGCGGCCGCAGCGTCCGGGGAAGCCACAGTCTCGGACCGCTGCGGTGGCGCTATCCGGGAATCGGCCAGCAGCAGCCCGTCCTGGTCCACCAGCAGCCAGCGCTGCGTCGGCGCGTCTTCCCCGGGCTGAGGCAGCAGACTGGGCAGGCCCATGCGCACCAGGCCGGCCAGTGCGCCCCGCACGGCACCGCCGGCCTGGCGCAGCGGCACGGTCAGCACCAGGCCCAGCTGGGGCGTGGCGCCTTCGACCGCCGCTTCCACGGTGATGTGGGTGACCTGGGGCTTGCCGTCCGACAGCGTCCGGCGCAGCGCATCGCGCAGCGCACTGCCGCCCGCCGGCGTACCGCCCGAGGGGGCATAGGACACCATGCTGCCGTCGCTGGCCGTCATCACCAGGGTGTCGAAAATGCCGGCATAGCCTGCGTCTTCCCGCAGCAGCAGCTCCAGCAGATAGGGGGTGTCGAGCATGCTGGAATGGATGCCCTGGCCCATGGACTGCAGAACGCGTTGGTAGGACTCGATGCGTACCCCCAGCGTGCGCGCGGTGAAGCCGGCCACCATTTCCTGCTGGCGGCGCTCGTCGCGCAGGGTCTGGGCATCGGAATAATGGGCCAGCAGACCCAGGCACAGCATGCAGGCCAGCAGCAGACTGGCCACCGCCACCAGCCCCCAGGAGCGCACCAGCGGGCCCGGCCACCAGGCCAGAGGCTCGGTCGCTGTCGTACGGCGCATAGTTGGCCAGCGCCAACCGCCGCCAGAAGATGGTGGCAATGTAGACATGGGCGTTCGCTGCAACAGAGCACCCACTATAGGAAAGCCACGGCGCCCCCGATTGCAGGAGGAACCCTTGGTATGCGATCGGTTTACCCTGAGAGGGTCAGACCTCAGCCGCCCGCCACCACCTGCAAGGCCGTGGGATGGGGCAGGTTCAGCACATTGCCGGTGCCGGCAATCAGGCCGTGCTCACGCAGGTGGCGCAGCACGCGCGAGAAGGTCTCGGGTGCAATGCCCAGCTGTGCGGCGATCAGGCGCTTGCGCTGGTGCAAGGTGACGCGCATGGTGCCGTTGTCGGCATGCTGGGCATGGCGCAGCAGCCACTGGGCGCAGCGGGCTTCGGCATCCTGGGCCAGACGGCTGACCGCGGTTTCCGTCTGTTGGCAATAGCCCTGGGCCATGTCCCGCACCAGCGACTGCACCGAGCCGGGCAGCGCCGAGATCCCCTGGCGGAACTCCAGCAACGAAACGCGCCGCAGCCGCACCCGGGAGTCGGCCACCATGTCCACACAGCAGGGTTGTCCGGTCAGCACGAAGGCGGCATCCAGCCAGGCCGGGCCTTCGACCACACCGAGCTGGTGGCGCATCTGTCCCTCATCGCGCACGCCCAGCAGGACCCGGCCGCTGTCGATGTACAGGACCTCATTGGGGTGTTCGTGCCGCTGGCGCAGCAGCTGCCCGGCAGAGACCACCTCGGCCTGGGCGAACGGGTCGAAAGTCGGAATGTGGAACATGGCACGGACTGTGCCGTGGCCGGCTGCTGCGGGTGTTGAGGAAAGTCAAATGATGTGTGCGCCTGCATGGAATGCCGGCCCGGCGGCATTCCATGCCTCTTCCCGCCTGGGCGTCCCGTCCCTGTCCAGCAGGAGCCCGCCACCCTCCGGTGGCCGTTTCCGCCGCCACGCGCCACCCGGTGCGCCGGTGCATGAAAAAACCCGCAGGCCTTGCGGGCTGCGGGTTGGGCAGGTGAGCGAGGTGCTCAGCGGACGGCGGCGCCGCTTTCAAACCACTGCTTGAAGCTGCTGCGCTCCTCGTCGCTCAGAGCGCCCGGATTGCCGAACGGCATTTTGCGCAGCTGCACCACCTGGGTGTAGATCTGCTGGGCGTGGCTCTTGATCTCTTCGGCCGTGTCGAACTTCACGTTCTTCTGCGCGATGGTGTTGACGCTGTGGCAGACCATGCAGTGCTTTTGCATGATGGCGTGCACGTTCTCGTAGCTGCCCACCGGGGCCTGGGGCGCAGCGCTGGCCGCCGGGGCCGGCTCCGCCGCAGCGGGGGCCGCCGCCTGCTCGCCCTGCATCACCACCTGACCGACCGGCGCAATGTTGGCGGCGGCGGGTGCAGGCTGCGGTGCAGGCTTGAGCCAGATGGCGGTGCCGATCAGCACCGCCACGCCCACGGCGGCATACTTCCAGGGATGGGGGTTGCGGCCCAGCTTGTAGCCGTGGCGCATCACGAAGAACTGACGGATGGCCGCGCCGGCGAACATCATCAGAATCAGCACCAGCCAGTTCTGCGGGTGGCTGTGCAGCCAGCCGTAGTGATTGGACAGCATGGCAAACAGCACCGGCAGCGTGAAATAGGTGTTGTGCACGCTGCGCTGCTTGCCGCGCTTGCCGTGGATGGGGTCCACGGGCTTGCCGGCCTTCAGGTCGGCCACCACGGTGCGCTGGCCGGGAATGATCCAGAAGAACACGTTGGCGCTCATCGAGGTGGCAATCATCGCCCCCATCAGCAGGAAGGCCGCCTGGCCGGGGAAGATGTGGCAGGCCAGATAGGCCGCGATGCACACCAGCACCAGCACCAGACCGCCCACGATGGCATCGCCGTTGGGCTTCTGGCCGAAGATGCGGCAGATGCCGTCATACAGCAGCCAGAACACCACCAGGAAGGCCAGCGCCGCCACGATGGCCATGTTGCTGGACATGATGGGGTTGGTCGGGTTCACCAGGTAGATGTTGGCGTTCCACAGATAGGACACCGTCAGCAGCGCAAAGCCCGAAAGCCAGGTGGTGTAGCTTTCCCAGAAGAACCAGTGCAGGTGGTCGGGCAGCTTGGGCGGGGACACCGCAAACTTCACCGGGTGGTAGAAGCCCCCGCCGTGCACGGCCCAGAGTTCGCCGCTGACGCCCTGCTTCTTCAGGTCCTCATCGACCGGCGGCGTCAGGCTGCTGTCGAGGAAGACAAAGTAAAACGAGGAACCGACCCAGGCAATTGCGGTGATGACGTGCAGCCACCGCAGCAGCAGGTTGGCCCAGTCGAGAATGTAGCTTTCCATAGCTCTCAACCCTGGCGGCGTGGGGGCCGCCTTGTGTGATCAACCTGCCCACCACTGCGGAGGCTCTGGGCAGAAGAAATGGTCGCGCACCATGGCAGAACGCCGGAGCACCGCTGCGACCAGTTTTTGTGAACACAAAGTGTATGCAATTTCTGCGCCGCCTTGCGAAAAAACACCGCCGCAGCCCCCCGTGCATACCCTGAATGCAGCACGGCACTGCCGATGCACAGTCCATGCCCGGCCCGCCCGCGCCTCAGCTCGGCTCCAGGGCGCGGGTCTGCATCAGCTGCGCGGCAATCGCCACGGCAATCACTTCGGGCTCCTTGCCGGCGATGCCGGGAATGCCCACCGGGCACTGCACGGCGTCCACGGCCGCGGCATCGAAGCCGCGCTCCAGCAGCCGGCGGCGGAAACTGGCCCATTTGCTGGCACTGCCGATGAGGCCCACAAAAGGCAGGTCGCCCGCCTCGCGCTGGCGTGCCAGGCAGGCGGCAGAGATGTCCCAGTCTTCCACATGGCTGTGGGTGAGAATGACCACCCGGCTGCCAGCGGGCAGGTCGGCCACGGCATCCTGCACCGGGTCGGATTGCACCAGCGTGGTGCAGGCATCGGCCACCGCACTGTCTGGCCACAGACCGGGACGGCTGTCCACCCAGACGATGCTGCAGGGCAGGCGCTGCAGCGCCGCCACCAGCGCCTGGCCCACATGGCCGGCACCGAACACCGCCACCGGCAGGCGCCGGGCCTGGCGCAGCTGCAGCGACGGCAGATCCTGCACCCCGACCACCCGGTACGCCAGGTGCACCACACCCCCACAGCACTGGCCCAGGCTGGGGCCCAGCGCATAGCGCTGCACGCCGTGCGGCTGCCGGCCGGCCAGCACCTGCTGGGCATGGGCCATGGCCTGGTATTCCAGGTGGCCGCCGCCAATGCTGCCCACCAGACCGTGCAGACTGCCCGGCGCCAGTCCGACGGACACGGCCATCCAGGCCCCCACCTCGCGC comes from the Comamonas terrigena NBRC 13299 genome and includes:
- the xdhA gene encoding xanthine dehydrogenase small subunit, producing the protein MTTRTIQFLRRGQPVTLHDVPPDRTLLEVLREDLHCTGTKEGCGEGDCGACTVVLGERMQQAGKDPVLQLRAINSCIRLAHSVDGLALWTVEDLARDPLIAHAAGHPLHPAQEAMVQCHGSQCGFCTPGFVMSLFGLYENHTLQGAPVDRTQAQEALSGNLCRCTGYRPILDAAQQMGDLPPAPLNQSAVLQKLEQLQRERKSVDSESAYQSPTDLQELLRLRADQPHAQVVAGCTDVGLWVTKQHKRFPAVLDLTRVTALRQITRQDGQLQIGAAATLTEAFAALEQHYPELHRFAARFAGLPVRNSGTLGGNVANGSPIGDSMPLLIALNAQIVLASVRGERRLPLENLYTGYRQNVMAVDELLVRIDVPLHATQATAQAGDLHLLRAYKVSKRQDDDISAVCLVLRVAVQGGIVTEATIGAGGVAATPVRATQAEAALRGQPWNAATAQAAAVALQAQFSPISDMRASGAYRSQLLASLVTRFWNESQGHRATTLEQIAVEVLP
- the xdhB gene encoding xanthine dehydrogenase molybdopterin binding subunit; its protein translation is MNAPHEAALTAATAQAVGQSAFHESAVAQLKGEAQYVDDVPEVRGTLYAAPILSQVAHGQLHGVDASAALALPGVRGVVLAADIPGDPILAAFGHDEPIFAQDTVQHIGQVIGLVVADSVMAARRAARKVQCDITPLPALLNVHDAHRVQSYVLPPVHVKRGDAAAGLARAGHRLQGTLEVGGQEHFYLEGQIAYALPMEQDQWWIYSSTQHPGEVQHWVAHALDIGNHAVTVQCRRMGGGFGGKETQSGHLAVWATLAARKFNAPVKLRLDRDDDFMVTGKRHPFAYHWDVGFDDTGRITGLQLEMLANCGFSADLSGPVADRAIFHADNAYFLSDVSISSYRCKLHTQSHTAFRGFGGPQGVIVIETILGDIARTLGLDALAVRRRNYYEADPAAGRDVTHYQMRVEDNILLPITQKLEQSANYPQRLKAIADWNARNDVIQRGIAITPVKFGISFTATLFNQAGALVHVYTDGTVQVNHGGTEMGQGLHTKVAQIVADELGVPLAQVKVTASDTSKVPNASATAASSGTDLNGRAAQYAARSVRDNLAAFVAGLDHCGAGAVGFVGGVVRTPKGERAFTDVVQAAYANRIQLWSDGFYRTPKIHYDKTTLTGRPFYYFAYGAACTEVAIDTLTGESRVLAIDVLYDAGRSINPAIDIGQVEGGFIQGMGWLTTEQLVWNDKGLLTTHAPSTYKIPATGDVPAHFKVELFEEPNHEDNVGGSKAVGEPPFMLAISVYEALRHAIGSHHAKQGHAHAPVQLEAPATAEHVLNALQALPS
- a CDS encoding sensor domain-containing diguanylate cyclase, with the translated sequence MRRTTATEPLAWWPGPLVRSWGLVAVASLLLACMLCLGLLAHYSDAQTLRDERRQQEMVAGFTARTLGVRIESYQRVLQSMGQGIHSSMLDTPYLLELLLREDAGYAGIFDTLVMTASDGSMVSYAPSGGTPAGGSALRDALRRTLSDGKPQVTHITVEAAVEGATPQLGLVLTVPLRQAGGAVRGALAGLVRMGLPSLLPQPGEDAPTQRWLLVDQDGLLLADSRIAPPQRSETVASPDAAAAPAAERVQTALGVSDAQWAALSSSSTANADSQQWGHLMVTRVGLPLPRWQVVAVRDLSTRLLGLQRLTPWQWLALVATAVAVALALLGALWWLSRPLVGLLRQGTRRRAEAQALRPLAAPVQPGGRMPDSVVPVPPLAVPEGLSPLVLDEASHLREHWQALEQELHRSQQQAGSLEAAVVQLLEAMPGGAVWEQGEVLLYVSRRAAALLGRDAKSLQGVHLHQLLHNQSGLRQWIARATGSLASFGHVRGEVPWKLQPGLTRWLQVQGQAMQLPALGNLWLLDDAEVLRQQRRLARWQDAHDAGTGLPNQYTLQMQLQSWCAAPPTEPQGQGLLWLDVDYFTALNATAGRAAGDEVLRQVAWLLQREQGAHGLAARVGADAFVLWLHAADTEAAVQTLAWRLCAAVQEWAPHYAGQRFVLGLSVGWLWTDAADLDADQLLRTAEAACREAKRSGQGRAVQARLPDVLRQ
- a CDS encoding Crp/Fnr family transcriptional regulator yields the protein MFHIPTFDPFAQAEVVSAGQLLRQRHEHPNEVLYIDSGRVLLGVRDEGQMRHQLGVVEGPAWLDAAFVLTGQPCCVDMVADSRVRLRRVSLLEFRQGISALPGSVQSLVRDMAQGYCQQTETAVSRLAQDAEARCAQWLLRHAQHADNGTMRVTLHQRKRLIAAQLGIAPETFSRVLRHLREHGLIAGTGNVLNLPHPTALQVVAGG
- a CDS encoding urate hydroxylase PuuD encodes the protein MESYILDWANLLLRWLHVITAIAWVGSSFYFVFLDSSLTPPVDEDLKKQGVSGELWAVHGGGFYHPVKFAVSPPKLPDHLHWFFWESYTTWLSGFALLTVSYLWNANIYLVNPTNPIMSSNMAIVAALAFLVVFWLLYDGICRIFGQKPNGDAIVGGLVLVLVCIAAYLACHIFPGQAAFLLMGAMIATSMSANVFFWIIPGQRTVVADLKAGKPVDPIHGKRGKQRSVHNTYFTLPVLFAMLSNHYGWLHSHPQNWLVLILMMFAGAAIRQFFVMRHGYKLGRNPHPWKYAAVGVAVLIGTAIWLKPAPQPAPAAANIAPVGQVVMQGEQAAAPAAAEPAPAASAAPQAPVGSYENVHAIMQKHCMVCHSVNTIAQKNVKFDTAEEIKSHAQQIYTQVVQLRKMPFGNPGALSDEERSSFKQWFESGAAVR
- the xdhC gene encoding xanthine dehydrogenase accessory protein XdhC, which codes for MTVRDAWTQLQAAVAHGPVCLVQVQQVQGSAPREVGAWMAVSVGLAPGSLHGLVGSIGGGHLEYQAMAHAQQVLAGRQPHGVQRYALGPSLGQCCGGVVHLAYRVVGVQDLPSLQLRQARRLPVAVFGAGHVGQALVAALQRLPCSIVWVDSRPGLWPDSAVADACTTLVQSDPVQDAVADLPAGSRVVILTHSHVEDWDISAACLARQREAGDLPFVGLIGSASKWASFRRRLLERGFDAAAVDAVQCPVGIPGIAGKEPEVIAVAIAAQLMQTRALEPS